In Aquila chrysaetos chrysaetos chromosome 10, bAquChr1.4, whole genome shotgun sequence, the following proteins share a genomic window:
- the TNFSF10 gene encoding tumor necrosis factor ligand superfamily member 10 isoform X1: protein MMLPAAGPSPGQTCGAVLVAAVLLQSICVAVTFLYFTNELKQLQDTYSKSGIACLTGEEIGNFIQNLDLIESEDRVADPCWQVKWHLGKLIKKMMSRSYEENISAVNAERTLTLSHTDGQQPRSPINKIAAHLTGNSNRKNSLSPRIDSTPRRGNGQKINNWESSRKGHSFLYNVELRNGELVIPQTGFYYIYSQTYFRFRENENEDSGLLAQIRNPKQLVQYVYKLTNYPEPILLMKSARTSCWSKKAEYGLYSIYQGGVFQLKREDRIFVSVSNGDIVDMDKEASFFGAFMIG, encoded by the exons ATGATGCTGCCCGCGGCCGGTCCCAGCCCCGGACAGACCTGCGGGGCCGTGCTCGTCGCCGCCGTCCTCCTGCAGTCCATCTGCGTGGCCGTCACCTTCCTCTACTTCACCAACGAGCTCAAACAG ctccaggacACGTACTCCAAGAGCGGCATTGCTTGTCTCACCGGGGAGGAAATCGGAAATTTCATCCAAAACTTGGATCTAATTGAAAGCGAAGACAGAGTGGCTGATCCCTGCTGGCAAGTAAAGTGGCACCTGGgaaagttaattaaaaag ATGATGTCGAGAAGCTACGAGGAAAACATATCTGCAGTCAACG CTGAAAGAACCCTGACGCTGTCGCACACTGACGGGCAGCAACCGCGCAGTCCCATCAACAAGATCGCGGCGCATCTGACAGGCAACAGCAATAGGAAGAATTCCCTGTCCCCACGCA taGATTCCACGCCCAGAAGAGGGAAcggacaaaaaataaacaactggGAATCGTCAAGGAAAGGCCACTCTTTCCTGTACAACGTGGAGCTGAGAAATGGCGAGTTAGTCATACCCCAAACGGGCTTTTATTACATCTACTCACAAACTTATTTTCGTTTCCGTGAAAACGAGAACGAGGATTCAGGTTTGTTGGCACAAATCAGGAACCCCAAACAGCTTGTCCAATATGTTTACAAACTGACTAATTACCCAGAGCCCATTTTGCTCATGAAAAGCGCAAGAACAAGCTGCTGGTCTAAAAAGGCAGAATACGGACTTTATTCCATCTACCAAGGTGGtgtgtttcagctgaaaagagAGGACAGGATTTTTGTGTCTGTCAGTAATGGTGACATAGTTGACATGGACAAAGAAGCAAGTTTTTTTGGGGCTTTTATGATCGgttaa
- the TNFSF10 gene encoding tumor necrosis factor ligand superfamily member 10 isoform X2: protein MMLPAAGPSPGQTCGAVLVAAVLLQSICVAVTFLYFTNELKQLQDTYSKSGIACLTGEEIGNFIQNLDLIESEDRVADPCWQVKWHLGKLIKKMMSRSYEENISAVNAERTLTLSHTDGQQPRSPINKIAAHLTGNSNRKNSLSPRNSTPRRGNGQKINNWESSRKGHSFLYNVELRNGELVIPQTGFYYIYSQTYFRFRENENEDSGLLAQIRNPKQLVQYVYKLTNYPEPILLMKSARTSCWSKKAEYGLYSIYQGGVFQLKREDRIFVSVSNGDIVDMDKEASFFGAFMIG, encoded by the exons ATGATGCTGCCCGCGGCCGGTCCCAGCCCCGGACAGACCTGCGGGGCCGTGCTCGTCGCCGCCGTCCTCCTGCAGTCCATCTGCGTGGCCGTCACCTTCCTCTACTTCACCAACGAGCTCAAACAG ctccaggacACGTACTCCAAGAGCGGCATTGCTTGTCTCACCGGGGAGGAAATCGGAAATTTCATCCAAAACTTGGATCTAATTGAAAGCGAAGACAGAGTGGCTGATCCCTGCTGGCAAGTAAAGTGGCACCTGGgaaagttaattaaaaag ATGATGTCGAGAAGCTACGAGGAAAACATATCTGCAGTCAACG CTGAAAGAACCCTGACGCTGTCGCACACTGACGGGCAGCAACCGCGCAGTCCCATCAACAAGATCGCGGCGCATCTGACAGGCAACAGCAATAGGAAGAATTCCCTGTCCCCACGCA ATTCCACGCCCAGAAGAGGGAAcggacaaaaaataaacaactggGAATCGTCAAGGAAAGGCCACTCTTTCCTGTACAACGTGGAGCTGAGAAATGGCGAGTTAGTCATACCCCAAACGGGCTTTTATTACATCTACTCACAAACTTATTTTCGTTTCCGTGAAAACGAGAACGAGGATTCAGGTTTGTTGGCACAAATCAGGAACCCCAAACAGCTTGTCCAATATGTTTACAAACTGACTAATTACCCAGAGCCCATTTTGCTCATGAAAAGCGCAAGAACAAGCTGCTGGTCTAAAAAGGCAGAATACGGACTTTATTCCATCTACCAAGGTGGtgtgtttcagctgaaaagagAGGACAGGATTTTTGTGTCTGTCAGTAATGGTGACATAGTTGACATGGACAAAGAAGCAAGTTTTTTTGGGGCTTTTATGATCGgttaa